The nucleotide window CTGATTTTGGGGGTCCTAATTGTTTCAATGACAAATTTCAGGTGGTTCCAGAAAACCAGCCTGCGGCTCTTTATTCTGTCCACTCATTCAAGATTTTGTTCAAAGACGGGGGCTGTGGGACTTTTGTTCCTCTGTTTTTCAACTTACTCTCATCTGTGAGGCGATATAATCAACAATTTCAACAAGCCAATGCCCCACAGGCTTATGTGGATCCTCTACAAGCAGCACAAACTCCGGTTGATGAGATGATGAGACATGCGTAAGTGACATATTTAGCCTAAATCACAAGTCTTTGCCATATAAGCTTGTAGTCAAGTGGATGAAGAGAAGAATAGTTGGTTAAAATTATGTTTTGCTGATTTTGCAGGTATGTTGATCCTAATGATCCAACGAGAATCTTCTTGCAGCAGCCTACTCCAGAGTCTCAGCTGAGGCGGCGTACATACCAGCCACAAGCTGCCAATCAGTAGATGTGAATTGAATAGTGAATAAAAGTACATGTTTGGAGAAACACATAGAAGTGTGCTGTGTATTTGGAATTATATATGATAGATACTTGATAATGCCAAGAATGTTTCTAGTTTTCTACTTGTATATTAAGTATTAACTGAGATATTTTCGATAAAAGTGTTGAAAGTTAAGTATGGATGGATTTACATTGGGAATGTTTCTGCCCAAGTTTGCATCCCATTGCCCATTTTTCATCTCCTTACTATCAATAGGTTGCATTTGGTACCAATAGTGAACAAGTTTGTGTTGTGGACATGATGCACCGCCATATCTTTCATTTTATGTTGCACTTTGGAATCGAGATGTAAAACTTGTTTTCCGTTCAATGTTATCATACACACCAGGTATAACAAATTATGGTTGCAAAGCTTACATGGCATACAATACAAGGGTGAGTTTCTGCTTCAAAAGTGTAAACTCCACAAAAAAcatccatctctttttctcacagTGGCAATTTGGacacacccaaaacccagaatcaCAAAGCAGGAACTAGAAAGATGGACGCTGCGACCCTCTTTTGAGCCACAGCTGGTAAGCAGTCATGTGGAAGGAATCATATCCCTTGGGAGTCTTGTGCCAAACAAAGTGCCTTCTGACGCTCAACAAATTCCGGTACATGTTCAGGTAAGTCTTCTTTGTTATCGACAGCAACGTCTTCTTCAACGAAGCAGCCTCATTGTGGTTAATGATGACCGAAAATGTGGTCCAGTTCAACACATTAGCAAAAGGAAGCTCATAGTAATTCGACATTATAACAGGGACACACCCATAGTGTATAGCATCACTGACCCTGGCAGTGTTCACCTCATAGCCCTTAACATGGAGGCAATACTTGCTCCTCTTAAACCCTTCTTCATAAGGATAAGATGGGTTCTCGGAGAAGATGTCCATGTGAGTATCATTGCCCCATAAATCCACTAGCTGCTGCCTCACAATCGAGTTTTGAACCCGCCCAGCAAAGAACACAAGCTTGTCCCTGCATATACATTGTTTACATTATCATGTAATCATTCACATTGTTGAAACCCCAATTGCGAAAATGGAATCAGTACCTCAATTTCGGGGGATTGAGGGTTTGCTGAGGCGGGCGAGGCCAGACTTGAGGCATGGAAACGTCTTTGTGGGCGACATAGAACCTCTGAAAGTAGCTGGAGGAGCAAGTGAGCTGAATGGCATTGTTGCGCAAGGCATTGTGTTTCGCCATGGCTTCTCTGCAAACAGAGTGGCAGCAAGCATAGAAATGATCCAAACCCATGGAGGCATTCCAGAAAGGAAACCCTTGGCTAATCTCATTGGTGTAATGAGCCACAAATTCGGAAATGGCATCCTCCGAGTGGACCCTTGGGTCGTTTCGGAGAAGATTGACCGAAAACGGCAAGAAATAGAGATCAGCTTCTTCGGGATTGTGGGTAATGAGTGGGCTCTCAATCAGAGCCAGCTTGAACATGTGTTCACTGAAGTAGTTTCCCATTTTGGGGTCG belongs to Rosa chinensis cultivar Old Blush chromosome 4, RchiOBHm-V2, whole genome shotgun sequence and includes:
- the LOC112200652 gene encoding uncharacterized protein LOC112200652 — translated: MALNPQLLPNGMPVPFVNEMFVLIRDGVEFEVDKIPGSDGGRVKAKGTIYLSNIRMVFVSKKPDGYFTAFDMPLLYVHGEKFNQPVFFCNNIAGQVEPVVPENQPAALYSVHSFKILFKDGGCGTFVPLFFNLLSSVRRYNQQFQQANAPQAYVDPLQAAQTPVDEMMRHAYVDPNDPTRIFLQQPTPESQLRRRTYQPQAANQ
- the LOC112200651 gene encoding probable glycosyltransferase At5g03795 — its product is MPSVDLRTTRRRSTKMKALFLYLKKRPKLKQGVFLAMVFLAASSFLWVATSLLRNTHYSSNLGLSPQSSLSDSSPYHSFKLFAADFKDMIRSFKIYVYPTNSSSFAQIFDPHPNPFDPKMGNYFSEHMFKLALIESPLITHNPEEADLYFLPFSVNLLRNDPRVHSEDAISEFVAHYTNEISQGFPFWNASMGLDHFYACCHSVCREAMAKHNALRNNAIQLTCSSSYFQRFYVAHKDVSMPQVWPRPPQQTLNPPKLRDKLVFFAGRVQNSIVRQQLVDLWGNDTHMDIFSENPSYPYEEGFKRSKYCLHVKGYEVNTARVSDAIHYGCVPVIMSNYYELPFANVLNWTTFSVIINHNEAASLKKTLLSITKKTYLNMYRNLLSVRRHFVWHKTPKGYDSFHMTAYQLWLKRGSQRPSF